In Microbulbifer celer, a single window of DNA contains:
- a CDS encoding ABC transporter permease codes for MTSIPATKSAISALKIEQRVERDVKAGIPEVDRRNHTESEESMRSYVAREIIGRVHENRQSELDAEVQSRSEVEIRQLHQQIRNTESLIEKKLGGLVAGLVSSLKRNARDLSAVRMDLEIFKHRNELTREAVYRESRILHYSVIFFIVILETLLNAFFLSKGSELGLVGGFFQSFIISLVNLGFAAFIAFALRNCLHIDYLRKAGAALLLIAVIGAAATFVFGVGHYREALEQDPFTASQMAIASLLAEPLGIRDFNSWIMVIVSGIALILLAAKFFLVDDRYPGYTAITRRVRGLEDAWSEGYEQAVESINTAAEELQQELAEKEKAIRAQFIQFKASIERSDEIHRHYREDIVKAQGLLDELIRYYQSYSARMMNRRAAYFGELLRFELDKLPQLNTAGLEQHRRDLSEFEALLEALDQAYAAATETINARCESAQASLTALVDKLEIEHGLRRAG; via the coding sequence ATGACCTCAATACCGGCAACCAAAAGTGCCATCTCGGCCCTCAAGATTGAACAGCGCGTGGAACGCGATGTGAAAGCGGGCATCCCCGAAGTTGATCGCCGCAACCACACCGAAAGCGAAGAGAGCATGCGCTCCTACGTGGCGCGGGAGATTATCGGCCGCGTGCACGAGAACCGTCAGTCCGAGCTTGACGCAGAAGTGCAATCGCGCAGTGAGGTGGAGATTCGCCAGCTGCATCAGCAGATCCGCAATACGGAATCCCTGATTGAGAAAAAGCTCGGTGGACTCGTGGCCGGGTTGGTCAGCAGTCTGAAGCGCAATGCCCGGGACCTGTCCGCGGTGCGAATGGATCTGGAAATATTCAAGCATCGCAACGAGCTGACCCGGGAGGCGGTCTACCGCGAGTCGCGAATCCTGCATTACTCGGTCATTTTCTTTATCGTCATTTTAGAGACCCTGCTGAACGCTTTCTTCCTGTCCAAGGGCAGCGAGCTGGGGCTGGTGGGTGGGTTCTTCCAGTCTTTTATCATTTCACTGGTCAACCTCGGCTTCGCTGCGTTTATAGCGTTTGCGCTGCGAAACTGCCTGCATATCGATTATCTGCGCAAGGCCGGGGCTGCCCTGCTTCTGATTGCGGTTATTGGGGCCGCGGCAACCTTTGTGTTCGGTGTGGGGCATTACCGAGAGGCGCTGGAACAGGATCCTTTCACCGCATCACAGATGGCGATCGCCAGCTTGTTGGCAGAACCGCTGGGGATACGCGATTTCAATTCCTGGATCATGGTGATCGTCAGTGGCATCGCCCTGATTCTGCTCGCGGCCAAGTTCTTTCTCGTGGATGATCGCTATCCCGGCTATACCGCCATCACCCGCCGCGTGCGTGGCTTGGAAGACGCCTGGAGTGAAGGGTACGAACAGGCCGTCGAGTCGATCAATACAGCGGCGGAAGAACTGCAACAGGAACTGGCAGAAAAAGAGAAAGCGATACGTGCGCAGTTTATCCAGTTCAAGGCGAGTATCGAGCGCAGCGACGAGATTCATCGTCATTATCGAGAAGATATCGTCAAGGCTCAGGGATTGCTGGATGAATTGATTCGCTATTATCAGTCCTACTCGGCGCGGATGATGAATCGACGCGCCGCCTATTTTGGCGAGCTTCTGCGTTTCGAGCTGGACAAGTTGCCACAACTCAATACCGCGGGTCTTGAGCAGCACAGGCGGGATCTGTCCGAGTTTGAGGCGCTGTTGGAAGCGTTGGATCAGGCCTATGCGGCGGCCACGGAAACCATCAATGCGCGCTGTGAGTCCGCGCAGGCATCGCTTACGGCGCTGGTAGACAAGCTGGAAATCGAGCACGGTCTGCGGAGGGCGGGATGA
- a CDS encoding PhoH family protein, producing METNLETQALAHSITLEPNDARRLANLCGQFDQHLRQIEQRLDIEIRNRGNQFAFYGDEKSARAAGEILNNLYRETGAKEDLTPDEIHLALQQSDVEELVNGKQQIAEGEGDQVVLIRTKKCSVRPRGLNQRKYVRAVQTNDINFGIGPAGTGKTYLAVACAVEALLKDEVERILLVRPAVEAGEKLGFLPGDLSQKVDPYLRPLYDALYEMLGFETVGKLIERNVIEVAPLAYMRGRTLNNAFVILDESQNTTREQMKMFLTRIGFGSTAVITGDPSQVDLPRGQASGLRHAIEVLSHVNGISFTHFGAKDVVRHPLVQRIVEAYDVHEAEVEAEREARKAAALKSRGEDAA from the coding sequence ATGGAAACCAATTTGGAAACACAAGCCCTCGCTCACAGCATCACCCTGGAGCCCAACGACGCCCGCCGCCTGGCCAACCTCTGTGGCCAATTTGATCAACACCTGCGCCAGATAGAACAGCGACTGGATATCGAGATCCGCAACCGCGGCAACCAGTTTGCGTTCTATGGCGACGAAAAGTCCGCCCGCGCAGCCGGCGAAATCCTGAACAACCTCTACCGGGAAACCGGAGCCAAAGAAGACCTCACTCCGGACGAGATTCATCTCGCCCTGCAGCAGTCTGATGTGGAAGAGCTGGTCAATGGCAAGCAGCAGATTGCAGAAGGCGAAGGTGACCAGGTCGTTCTGATCCGTACCAAAAAGTGTTCCGTGCGCCCCCGCGGTCTGAACCAGCGCAAATACGTCCGTGCAGTGCAGACCAACGACATCAACTTCGGCATCGGCCCCGCCGGTACCGGTAAAACCTACCTTGCCGTCGCCTGCGCCGTGGAAGCGCTGCTGAAAGACGAGGTAGAACGTATCCTGCTGGTACGTCCGGCGGTAGAGGCCGGCGAGAAACTGGGCTTCCTGCCCGGCGACCTCAGCCAGAAGGTGGACCCGTACCTGCGCCCGCTGTACGACGCCCTCTATGAAATGCTCGGCTTCGAGACCGTGGGCAAGCTCATTGAGCGCAACGTGATTGAAGTGGCGCCGCTCGCGTACATGCGCGGTCGCACCCTGAACAACGCGTTCGTGATTCTCGATGAGAGCCAGAACACCACCCGTGAGCAGATGAAAATGTTCCTGACGCGGATCGGCTTTGGCTCCACCGCGGTCATCACCGGCGACCCCAGCCAGGTGGATTTGCCTCGCGGCCAGGCCTCCGGCCTGCGCCACGCCATCGAGGTGTTGAGCCATGTAAACGGCATCAGCTTCACCCACTTCGGCGCCAAAGACGTGGTGCGCCACCCGCTGGTCCAGCGCATCGTAGAAGCTTATGACGTGCACGAAGCGGAAGTGGAAGCGGAGCGGGAAGCGCGCAAGGCGGCCGCGCTCAAATCCCGCGGAGAAGACGCGGCTTAG
- a CDS encoding HlyC/CorC family transporter, translating into MATSMTTDEPPSSSSSNRPRTGEKNWLEKILGAFSQEPKSRDELLEIIKDAAENKVVDAEALSIIEGALDVSSQQVREIMIPRSQMVVVSIEDHPKEFLPKIIESGHSRFPVVGESIDDIRGILLAKDLLPLMLKDLDEFRLEDIIRPANIIPESKRLNILLREFRENRYHMAVVIDEYGGVSGVVTIEDILEEIVGEIEDETDEEEADSFIRKVNDNDFVVKALTPIEEFNEYFECEFSDEEFDTIGGLIMQSFGHLPGRDEKTQMGNFLFRVLYADNRQIHLLRVSRERHRAHGDD; encoded by the coding sequence ATGGCCACATCTATGACCACCGACGAACCCCCAAGTAGCTCCTCTTCCAACCGTCCCCGAACGGGGGAGAAAAACTGGTTGGAGAAGATACTGGGTGCTTTTTCACAAGAACCCAAATCCCGCGATGAACTGCTGGAAATCATCAAGGACGCGGCGGAAAACAAAGTTGTAGACGCCGAAGCCCTGTCCATCATCGAGGGGGCGCTGGATGTATCCAGCCAACAGGTGCGGGAAATCATGATTCCGCGCTCGCAGATGGTTGTGGTCAGCATTGAAGACCATCCGAAGGAATTTCTGCCCAAGATAATCGAATCCGGTCACTCCCGCTTCCCGGTAGTGGGCGAGAGCATCGATGATATCCGCGGCATCCTGCTCGCCAAAGACCTGCTGCCATTGATGCTGAAGGATCTCGACGAGTTCCGCCTTGAGGATATTATCCGCCCGGCCAATATCATTCCCGAGAGCAAACGCCTCAATATTCTGCTGCGGGAATTCCGCGAGAACCGCTATCACATGGCCGTCGTCATCGACGAGTACGGTGGCGTTTCCGGCGTGGTGACCATTGAAGATATTCTCGAAGAGATCGTCGGCGAGATCGAAGACGAGACCGATGAGGAAGAGGCCGACAGCTTTATCCGCAAAGTCAACGACAATGACTTTGTGGTGAAAGCACTTACCCCCATCGAGGAATTCAATGAATATTTCGAGTGCGAATTCAGCGATGAAGAATTCGACACCATTGGTGGTCTGATCATGCAGTCCTTCGGTCACCTGCCGGGGCGCGATGAAAAAACCCAGATGGGTAATTTCCTGTTCCGCGTGCTTTACGCAGACAACCGGCAGATTCACCTGTTGCGGGTGAGCCGGGAACGTCATCGAGCGCACGGCGACGATTAA
- a CDS encoding DUF1820 family protein: protein MANPIYKVIFHNQNQVYELYARAIYQSEMYGFIEVEEFVFGEKSQLVVDPSEEKLKTEFDSVKRSYIPMHSIVRIDEVEKEGTGKIVEVKGDKVTKFPFPSPMGQPRDTD, encoded by the coding sequence ATGGCCAACCCGATCTACAAAGTGATTTTCCACAACCAGAATCAGGTGTACGAGCTCTACGCCCGCGCCATCTATCAAAGCGAGATGTATGGCTTTATTGAGGTGGAAGAGTTTGTGTTCGGTGAGAAGTCGCAGCTGGTAGTGGATCCGAGCGAAGAAAAGCTGAAAACCGAGTTTGATTCGGTCAAGCGTTCCTATATTCCCATGCACAGCATCGTCCGTATCGACGAGGTGGAGAAAGAGGGCACCGGTAAGATTGTCGAGGTCAAGGGCGACAAGGTGACCAAGTTTCCGTTTCCGTCTCCCATGGGGCAACCCAGAGATACGGACTGA
- the miaB gene encoding tRNA (N6-isopentenyl adenosine(37)-C2)-methylthiotransferase MiaB — MSSELSEKPVKKLFIKTHGCQMNEYDSARMRDLLGESHQMVPTDDPEDADVLLVNTCSIREKAQEKLFHQLGRWKHLKEKNPELVIGVGGCVASQEGEAIAKRAPYVDLVFGPQTLHRLPEMMETKKQKSGAIVVDVSFPEIEKFDRLPQPEADGVSAFVSIMEGCSKYCTFCVVPYTRGEEVSRPVADVLEEVAHLADQGVREVNLLGQNVNAYRADGEDGQVVDFAELITYVAAIDGIDRIRYTTSHPVEFSDALIDVYAEVPELVNHLHLPVQSGSDRILMAMKRGHTALEYKSKIRRLRAIRPDICLSSDFIIGFPGETERDFEATMKLIEDVGFDISFSFIYSARPGTPAADLPDETPEAVKKKRLQLLQHRINQQAAEIARRMVGNVERVLVSGVSKKDPGQLQGRTENNRVVNFRCDQMELIGKFADVLIEEALPNSLRGTLVASELDGLLN; from the coding sequence ATGTCATCCGAACTGTCCGAAAAACCGGTGAAAAAGCTCTTCATCAAGACCCACGGTTGCCAGATGAACGAGTACGATTCCGCCCGCATGCGGGATCTTCTCGGCGAGTCCCACCAAATGGTGCCCACGGATGACCCGGAAGATGCCGATGTGCTGCTGGTGAACACCTGTTCTATCCGTGAGAAAGCACAGGAAAAACTGTTCCACCAGCTGGGCCGCTGGAAGCACCTGAAAGAAAAGAATCCCGAGCTGGTGATCGGCGTCGGCGGCTGTGTGGCGAGCCAGGAAGGCGAAGCCATCGCCAAGCGCGCGCCCTATGTCGACCTGGTATTCGGTCCGCAGACCCTGCACCGCCTGCCGGAGATGATGGAAACCAAGAAGCAGAAAAGTGGCGCCATCGTGGTGGACGTCTCTTTCCCCGAGATCGAGAAGTTCGACCGCCTGCCGCAGCCGGAAGCCGACGGCGTAAGCGCGTTTGTCTCCATTATGGAGGGCTGCTCCAAGTACTGCACCTTCTGTGTGGTGCCCTATACCCGCGGTGAGGAAGTCAGCCGGCCGGTAGCGGATGTGTTGGAAGAGGTGGCCCACCTGGCGGATCAGGGCGTGCGCGAGGTGAACCTGCTGGGCCAAAACGTAAACGCGTACCGTGCAGACGGTGAAGATGGCCAGGTAGTGGATTTTGCCGAGCTGATCACCTATGTGGCAGCCATCGATGGGATTGACCGCATTCGCTACACCACCTCCCACCCGGTGGAGTTCTCCGATGCCCTGATTGATGTGTACGCCGAGGTGCCGGAGCTGGTGAACCACCTGCACCTGCCGGTCCAGAGCGGTTCCGACCGTATCCTGATGGCGATGAAACGCGGCCACACGGCCCTTGAGTACAAGTCGAAAATCCGCCGCCTGCGGGCGATTCGACCGGACATCTGCCTGTCTTCGGACTTTATCATCGGCTTCCCCGGCGAGACCGAGCGCGACTTCGAGGCCACCATGAAGCTGATCGAAGACGTGGGCTTTGATATCTCCTTCAGCTTCATTTATTCCGCGCGCCCGGGCACGCCGGCGGCAGACCTGCCGGACGAGACCCCGGAAGCGGTGAAGAAGAAGCGTCTGCAGCTGCTGCAGCACCGTATCAACCAGCAGGCAGCCGAAATAGCGCGCCGCATGGTAGGGAATGTAGAGCGTGTTCTGGTCAGCGGCGTCTCCAAAAAAGACCCCGGCCAGTTGCAGGGCCGCACTGAGAACAACCGGGTGGTCAACTTCCGCTGCGACCAGATGGAACTGATCGGCAAGTTTGCCGATGTGCTGATTGAAGAAGCGCTGCCAAACTCCCTGCGCGGCACTTTGGTGGCTTCTGAGCTGGATGGGCTGTTGAATTAA
- the ybeY gene encoding rRNA maturation RNase YbeY: MTESRTPATPDGPLPGPAAPRLTLDVQRAFTRPELPTDEQLALWAAAAVGDHRSEAEISLRIVDEEESQAFNSQYRGRHQPTNVLSFPADIPPELGLPLLGDLIICAPVVAREAEQQHKALADHWAHMMVHGTLHLLGYDHIEDDEAEIMENLETRTLGQLGIDDPYTEHTPEQEPAQSAEVDRISDGTDE, encoded by the coding sequence ATGACCGAATCACGTACACCGGCCACTCCGGACGGCCCCCTGCCCGGACCCGCTGCCCCCCGGCTCACGCTGGATGTGCAGCGGGCTTTCACGCGGCCCGAGCTTCCTACCGATGAACAACTCGCCCTGTGGGCAGCTGCTGCTGTGGGCGATCACCGCAGCGAGGCTGAAATCTCCCTGCGCATCGTCGATGAAGAAGAGAGCCAGGCCTTCAACAGCCAGTACCGGGGCAGACACCAGCCCACCAACGTGCTGTCTTTTCCCGCCGACATCCCGCCGGAGCTGGGGCTTCCCCTGCTCGGTGACCTGATAATCTGTGCCCCGGTAGTGGCGCGGGAGGCGGAACAGCAGCACAAAGCACTGGCGGACCACTGGGCACACATGATGGTCCATGGCACACTGCATCTTCTGGGTTATGACCATATCGAGGACGATGAGGCCGAGATCATGGAAAATCTCGAAACCCGCACTCTGGGGCAGCTGGGTATCGACGACCCCTATACCGAGCACACCCCCGAACAAGAACCGGCGCAAAGCGCCGAAGTAGACAGAATTTCAGACGGAACCGACGAGTAA
- the lnt gene encoding apolipoprotein N-acyltransferase codes for MSRLLTALIKSPRLTASVIGAVAGGLLTLSLAPFNYWWCSLLSITIFAWLLAPGSFRNDDANTRFTARRGLWIAFCYGFGLFVTGGSWVYVSITDFGNSSPFLGVVLTGAFVTIMGLLFALPFAAIGRFRARPLSFALAFAALWFISEWCRTWVFTGFPWLFAGYGHLETWLAGWAPLGSVYGIGILLAFTAAVIALALRGALTPLHAPASVALIATALIPWPVGLALKETQWTTPEDDVARLGLVQANVPQEKKWLPEFRGETIRRYHTATEALHKQDVDVIIWPEAALPLLYHQAPNLMEALQRNAEETDTDLITGVLYDTEQDQRRIIHNSAAVFGHEQQVYHKRHLVPFGEYVPLEDWIRGTIEFFNLPTSFIRPGPEGQQPLRAGALSWAPLICYEIVYPQLVASSAGAADVLLTLSNDAWFGRSIGPLQHMQMAQMRALETQRYLVRGTNTGVTAIVAPDGRILQQLPQFEQATLTGEVQGRTGFTPFMHYGVWGILALAIVMLLSAWIWQRKPSAYPEPEFSGDTAD; via the coding sequence ATGTCCAGACTGCTGACCGCCCTGATCAAATCTCCCCGCCTTACCGCTTCAGTGATCGGCGCCGTTGCCGGCGGCCTGCTGACGCTTTCCCTGGCACCATTCAATTACTGGTGGTGCAGCCTACTATCGATCACGATTTTTGCCTGGCTGCTGGCCCCGGGCAGCTTTCGCAACGACGACGCAAACACCCGCTTCACCGCACGGCGCGGTTTATGGATCGCATTCTGTTACGGGTTTGGCCTGTTCGTCACCGGTGGCTCCTGGGTGTACGTATCGATTACGGATTTCGGTAATTCTTCGCCGTTTCTGGGCGTCGTCCTCACCGGCGCTTTTGTCACCATCATGGGGTTGCTGTTTGCGCTGCCCTTTGCGGCCATCGGCCGTTTCCGCGCCCGTCCGCTGAGCTTCGCCCTCGCTTTCGCGGCACTCTGGTTTATCAGCGAGTGGTGCCGAACGTGGGTGTTTACCGGCTTTCCGTGGCTGTTCGCCGGCTACGGGCACCTCGAGACCTGGCTCGCAGGCTGGGCGCCACTGGGCAGCGTATACGGTATTGGCATCTTACTGGCGTTTACCGCTGCGGTCATCGCCCTCGCCCTGCGCGGCGCACTGACACCGCTGCACGCACCGGCAAGTGTCGCACTGATTGCGACGGCGCTGATCCCCTGGCCTGTGGGGCTGGCACTGAAAGAGACCCAATGGACAACACCGGAAGATGACGTCGCGCGGCTCGGGTTAGTTCAGGCCAATGTTCCCCAGGAGAAAAAGTGGCTACCGGAATTCCGCGGTGAGACGATTCGCCGCTACCACACCGCCACCGAAGCACTGCACAAGCAGGATGTGGACGTGATCATCTGGCCGGAAGCGGCACTACCGCTGTTGTACCACCAGGCCCCCAACCTGATGGAAGCACTGCAACGCAACGCCGAGGAAACCGATACCGATCTGATCACTGGCGTTCTCTATGATACGGAGCAGGATCAGCGGCGTATCATCCACAATTCCGCCGCCGTATTCGGCCACGAACAACAGGTCTACCACAAGCGCCACCTGGTGCCGTTTGGCGAGTATGTCCCGCTGGAGGACTGGATCCGCGGCACCATCGAATTCTTCAACCTGCCGACGTCTTTCATCCGTCCGGGCCCGGAGGGCCAGCAGCCGCTGCGCGCCGGCGCGCTGTCCTGGGCCCCGTTGATCTGTTACGAAATCGTCTACCCCCAACTGGTGGCCAGCAGTGCTGGCGCGGCGGACGTACTGCTGACCCTCAGTAACGACGCCTGGTTCGGTCGCTCTATCGGCCCCCTGCAACATATGCAGATGGCGCAGATGCGCGCACTGGAAACCCAGCGCTACCTTGTACGGGGCACCAACACGGGGGTTACCGCCATTGTGGCGCCCGATGGCCGGATCCTGCAGCAATTGCCCCAGTTCGAGCAGGCCACACTGACCGGTGAAGTACAGGGCCGCACTGGTTTCACACCGTTCATGCATTACGGCGTGTGGGG